In Gimesia chilikensis, the following proteins share a genomic window:
- a CDS encoding ABC transporter permease subunit/CPBP intramembrane protease, with amino-acid sequence MIQWKNIKLILMRELRDQLRDRRTLFMVAILPLLLYPAMGIGMVQMTVMFSEQPRNVVLLGAKDLPQHPQLLEGDRFVSNWFMNPADADKLRVITDAQVAGDDLSDIDSEEREKLLEQAHKLEVDLKLHQQLLDAWDQLQVRLSQIQKKLDQHPKQEQKELTEDDTQSEEKQQLVQEQKKLGTEKIELAEQITQSNARLSKQFAESQIQVLILFPPNLSKELELVSQKLARHEPIDFDPAVSLRPLVLENTADEKSRLAFTRVQEALDAWENAILRDRLSRARLPENLPNPINPDVIDLAQDDQLAANLWSKLFPALLIIMAATGAFYPAIDLGAGEKERGTMETLLISPARRTEIVLGKFLTVMIFSVSTALLNLASMGFTGKHMVNVAGSGALSKIGDLSFPSASALFWIVILLIPLSALFSALCLSLATFARSSKEGQYYLTPLLMVTLGLTVFCLSPAVEINAFYSMMPIVGVALLLKGMLLSAVNAGTLYVYAIPVLVSSIGYSLLALWWAIDQFQREDVLFREAERFEVGLWLKHLMRTKDALPSFAEAGFCFVIIMLLQFAVMNTMRDAILTAPESMRAVRSMQLLMIQQLAIIATPALIMGIMLTTSVRKTFRLFLPSWGFWGVGLLLPFMLHPLSLELSASLQWFFPKLPPGAAAIIKEMSDPNQSLWFILLAFAIAPGICEEIAFRGFMLSGFGRRGRVWLAVILSSVTFGVMHQIPQQVFNATLMGLALGLVAVHSRSLFPGIAFHMIYNSLSVFRERIPEKWEPTHGLQYFVSMQPEGLRYSWPLLVLCAVVAFLLLRWTILQSRPAVDPNISSTDSLTSSTFNRRLTDTK; translated from the coding sequence ATGATACAGTGGAAGAATATCAAGCTCATTTTGATGCGTGAATTGCGCGACCAGCTCCGCGACCGGCGGACGTTGTTTATGGTCGCCATTCTCCCACTGCTGCTCTATCCGGCGATGGGTATCGGGATGGTGCAGATGACTGTGATGTTTTCGGAGCAGCCGCGGAATGTTGTGCTGCTCGGGGCGAAAGATTTGCCTCAACATCCACAATTGCTGGAAGGGGATCGATTTGTCTCTAACTGGTTTATGAATCCCGCAGACGCGGACAAATTGCGGGTGATTACCGATGCACAGGTTGCCGGGGATGACCTGTCTGACATTGATAGCGAAGAGCGGGAAAAACTGCTGGAGCAGGCCCATAAACTGGAAGTGGATCTGAAACTGCATCAGCAACTGCTGGATGCCTGGGATCAGTTGCAGGTTCGACTGAGTCAAATACAGAAGAAGTTAGATCAACACCCGAAGCAGGAGCAAAAAGAACTGACTGAGGATGACACTCAGTCAGAAGAAAAGCAGCAACTGGTTCAAGAACAGAAAAAACTGGGTACTGAGAAGATCGAGCTGGCTGAACAGATTACCCAGAGCAATGCACGTCTGAGTAAGCAGTTTGCTGAGAGTCAGATTCAAGTTTTGATTCTGTTTCCCCCGAATCTCTCCAAAGAGCTGGAACTGGTCAGTCAGAAACTGGCCCGACATGAGCCGATCGATTTTGATCCGGCCGTCTCCCTGCGTCCACTGGTACTGGAAAATACTGCGGATGAAAAATCGCGGCTGGCATTCACCCGTGTTCAGGAAGCGCTGGATGCCTGGGAGAATGCGATTCTGCGAGACCGATTGAGCCGTGCCCGGTTACCGGAAAATCTGCCGAATCCGATCAATCCGGATGTGATCGACCTGGCACAGGATGACCAGCTGGCCGCGAACCTGTGGAGCAAGCTGTTTCCGGCGCTACTGATCATCATGGCAGCGACCGGTGCTTTTTATCCGGCGATCGACCTGGGGGCCGGTGAAAAAGAGCGGGGTACGATGGAGACGCTGCTGATTTCACCCGCACGCCGCACAGAGATCGTGCTGGGTAAATTCCTGACGGTGATGATCTTCAGTGTTTCGACGGCACTGTTGAACCTGGCGAGTATGGGTTTCACCGGCAAGCATATGGTGAATGTGGCAGGCAGTGGCGCGTTATCGAAGATTGGTGATCTATCGTTTCCTTCTGCTTCTGCACTATTCTGGATTGTGATTCTGCTGATTCCGCTGTCGGCGTTATTCAGTGCCCTGTGTCTGTCACTGGCGACTTTTGCCCGCAGCAGTAAAGAGGGACAGTATTATTTAACGCCGCTGTTGATGGTGACGCTGGGGCTGACGGTGTTCTGTCTTTCTCCGGCCGTGGAGATCAATGCTTTTTACAGTATGATGCCGATCGTCGGGGTGGCTTTGCTGTTGAAAGGAATGCTGCTGTCTGCGGTGAATGCGGGTACCTTATATGTGTATGCGATTCCGGTGCTGGTATCGAGTATCGGTTACAGTCTGCTGGCACTCTGGTGGGCCATCGATCAGTTCCAGCGGGAAGACGTGCTCTTCCGGGAAGCAGAGCGGTTTGAAGTCGGTTTGTGGCTGAAGCATCTGATGCGAACCAAAGACGCGTTGCCCAGTTTTGCGGAGGCAGGCTTCTGTTTCGTGATCATCATGTTACTGCAGTTTGCCGTGATGAATACGATGCGGGATGCGATTCTGACCGCGCCTGAATCGATGCGGGCAGTACGGAGCATGCAGTTGCTGATGATCCAGCAGCTGGCGATCATTGCGACACCAGCGTTGATCATGGGGATCATGCTGACGACCAGCGTGCGGAAGACGTTTCGTCTCTTTTTACCCAGCTGGGGTTTCTGGGGTGTAGGGCTTCTGCTGCCCTTCATGCTGCATCCGTTGTCGCTGGAGTTATCTGCAAGTCTGCAGTGGTTCTTTCCGAAATTGCCACCCGGGGCGGCGGCGATTATCAAGGAAATGTCTGATCCCAATCAGTCTTTGTGGTTTATTCTGTTGGCATTTGCAATCGCACCGGGGATCTGTGAGGAAATCGCATTCCGTGGATTTATGCTGAGCGGGTTTGGCCGCCGGGGCCGCGTCTGGCTGGCTGTGATTCTCTCGAGTGTGACGTTCGGTGTCATGCATCAGATTCCACAACAGGTATTTAATGCGACCCTCATGGGGCTGGCTCTGGGGCTGGTCGCGGTTCACAGCCGCAGTCTGTTTCCCGGGATCGCGTTCCATATGATTTATAATTCGCTGTCGGTCTTTCGCGAACGGATCCCGGAAAAATGGGAACCGACACACGGTCTGCAGTATTTTGTCAGTATGCAGCCTGAGGGGTTAAGGTATTCCTGGCCGCTGCTGGTCCTGTGTGCTGTGGTCGCATTTCTGCTGCTGCGGTGGACGATTCTGCAGTCGCGCCCGGCCGTCGATCCGAATATCTCTTCCACGGATTCTCTGACGTCTTCGACCTTCAACCGCCGACTGACGGATACCAAATAA
- a CDS encoding ATP-binding cassette domain-containing protein, which yields MIHIEQLSKSFDDLRRGSIVALDSVSFDVQAGEIFGLLGPNGAGKTTCLRLLSTVLQPTSGTATVAGYDVRTHPQEVRSHIGFMSGNTGIYDRMTAWEMVEYFGRLYGIEEGPLQERLEWIFTTLQMQDIRDMLGSKMSTGMKQKVSIARTIVHDPPVLIFDEPTSGLDVLVARAVLKTVEALREEGKCIIFSTHIMREVEKLCDRVAVIYKGTILAIGSIPELEEQYHESDMEELFFHLIQKHEDELAMKAQTDQ from the coding sequence ATGATTCACATCGAGCAACTGAGTAAAAGTTTCGATGATTTGCGACGTGGCAGCATTGTCGCACTCGATTCAGTGAGCTTCGATGTCCAAGCCGGAGAAATCTTCGGCCTGCTGGGACCCAACGGTGCAGGTAAGACAACCTGTCTGCGACTGTTGAGCACTGTGCTGCAACCCACATCCGGAACCGCGACCGTGGCCGGTTATGACGTGCGAACGCATCCTCAGGAAGTCCGTTCCCATATCGGCTTCATGTCGGGCAATACGGGAATCTATGACCGGATGACGGCCTGGGAGATGGTCGAATACTTCGGGCGACTGTATGGCATTGAGGAAGGTCCCCTGCAGGAGCGGCTGGAGTGGATCTTCACCACACTGCAGATGCAGGATATCCGGGACATGCTGGGTTCGAAGATGTCCACGGGGATGAAGCAGAAAGTTTCTATTGCCCGAACGATCGTGCACGATCCGCCGGTGTTAATCTTTGACGAGCCGACCTCCGGCCTGGATGTGCTGGTAGCACGAGCGGTTCTGAAGACGGTGGAAGCTTTGCGCGAAGAAGGTAAGTGCATCATCTTTTCGACACACATCATGCGAGAAGTGGAAAAGCTCTGCGACCGGGTGGCGGTGATTTATAAAGGTACCATCCTGGCGATCGGCAGTATTCCGGAGCTCGAGGAACAATATCACGAATCGGACATGGAAGAACTTTTTTTCCATCTCATTCAGAAGCATGAAGATGAGTTGGCGATGAAGGCGCAGACAGACCAATGA
- the mqnC gene encoding cyclic dehypoxanthinyl futalosine synthase — protein MSSEIASLLDKAVAGERLNREEGLKLMESHDLVALGKAANEVTKRLHPEPYRTYNIDRNINYSNSCTAVCDFCAFYRNPKSPDVYVLKPEQLYQKIEETIELGGDQILLQGGLHPTLKLEWYEDLLRDLRERYPTVNVHGFSPPELHHFTKVNKLPLREVLQRLKDAGLGSLPGGGGEILVDRVRKEITRGKALTDEWLEVNRVWHELGGISSATMMFGHIETLAERIEHLDRLRELQDETGGFSAFICWTLQPDHTDMDYVPPAGAFEYLKTQAVSRLYLDNFKNIQSSWVTQGEKTGQMALFFGANDMGSLMIEENVVSQAGTTHHLTVETIRRCITESGYIPRQRNVFYEYIDDPDSNGPARGSGRVPLPVLN, from the coding sequence TTGTCTTCCGAAATTGCATCTCTGCTGGATAAAGCAGTCGCCGGCGAACGTCTGAACCGAGAAGAGGGACTCAAGCTGATGGAGTCTCACGATCTGGTTGCGCTGGGCAAGGCAGCCAACGAAGTCACGAAGCGACTGCACCCCGAGCCTTACCGGACCTACAACATCGACCGGAATATCAACTATTCGAATTCCTGTACGGCGGTTTGCGACTTCTGTGCGTTTTATCGGAATCCCAAGTCGCCGGACGTGTATGTGCTCAAACCCGAGCAGCTGTATCAGAAGATTGAAGAGACCATCGAACTGGGGGGAGACCAGATCCTGCTGCAGGGAGGTCTGCACCCGACTCTGAAGCTGGAGTGGTATGAAGATCTGCTCCGCGATCTACGGGAACGGTATCCCACGGTAAACGTGCATGGCTTCAGTCCGCCGGAACTGCATCACTTCACCAAGGTCAACAAGCTGCCTCTCCGCGAAGTGCTGCAGCGGTTGAAAGATGCCGGCCTGGGAAGTCTACCCGGTGGGGGAGGCGAGATTCTCGTGGACCGGGTCCGCAAAGAAATTACCCGTGGGAAAGCACTGACCGACGAATGGCTGGAAGTGAACCGGGTGTGGCACGAACTGGGGGGCATCTCCAGTGCGACAATGATGTTCGGCCATATCGAAACACTGGCTGAGCGGATTGAGCACCTGGATCGCCTGCGTGAACTGCAGGATGAGACGGGCGGCTTTTCGGCATTCATCTGCTGGACGCTGCAGCCTGATCATACCGATATGGATTACGTGCCACCCGCGGGAGCATTCGAATATCTGAAGACCCAGGCCGTGAGTCGCCTGTACCTGGATAACTTTAAAAATATCCAGTCCTCCTGGGTGACCCAGGGAGAAAAGACGGGGCAGATGGCACTCTTCTTTGGTGCCAATGATATGGGCAGCCTGATGATTGAAGAGAATGTGGTCTCTCAGGCGGGAACGACTCATCATCTGACAGTTGAGACAATTCGTCGCTGTATCACGGAATCGGGATACATTCCCCGGCAGCGGAATGTCTTTTATGAATATATCGATGATCCTGATTCTAATGGTCCTGCAAGGGGTTCAGGTCGCGTTCCTCTGCCCGTGCTGAACTGA
- a CDS encoding menaquinone biosynthetic enzyme MqnA/MqnD family protein has translation MSDVVPPPIRVGAVSYLNSKPLIQDLEDLADNAELMLDYPSLLADDLAEGRIDVGLIPSIEVIRSPHYEVISNACVATQGPVLSVKMYSRVPLGKIKRLALDMGSRTSATLVRIMLAEQYGVFPEVEPLPIEQTIEATTADAILLIGDRAIHTPSTKFAATWDLGEEWLRWTGLPFVFAMWAVRRDQDTGSLETALCQARDRGVSMLDEIARREAPKLGIDVAVAESYLKNNLSFYLGSAERCGLQLFQELAIKTGLAPEGVPLVFRNCISAG, from the coding sequence ATGTCAGACGTGGTTCCCCCCCCGATTCGTGTGGGGGCGGTCTCTTATCTCAATTCGAAACCGCTGATTCAGGATCTGGAAGATCTCGCGGATAATGCTGAACTGATGTTAGATTATCCCAGCCTGCTGGCTGATGATCTGGCTGAGGGGCGAATTGATGTGGGGCTCATTCCCTCGATTGAAGTCATTCGCAGCCCCCACTATGAAGTGATTTCAAATGCCTGTGTGGCGACTCAGGGGCCGGTGCTCAGTGTGAAAATGTATAGCCGCGTGCCCCTGGGCAAAATCAAGCGGCTGGCACTGGACATGGGCTCGCGGACGAGTGCGACGCTGGTCAGAATCATGCTGGCGGAGCAGTATGGCGTGTTTCCGGAAGTGGAACCGCTGCCGATCGAACAGACCATTGAAGCAACAACCGCAGATGCGATCCTGCTGATCGGCGATCGGGCGATTCATACACCAAGTACGAAGTTCGCTGCGACCTGGGATCTTGGCGAAGAGTGGTTGCGCTGGACAGGGCTGCCCTTCGTCTTCGCGATGTGGGCCGTCCGTCGGGATCAGGATACCGGATCGCTGGAGACCGCGTTATGTCAGGCACGCGACAGGGGTGTTTCGATGCTGGACGAGATTGCCCGACGGGAAGCACCTAAGCTGGGCATTGACGTGGCGGTGGCAGAAAGCTATTTGAAGAATAATCTGAGTTTTTATCTGGGATCTGCAGAGCGTTGCGGATTGCAGCTGTTTCAAGAATTAGCCATTAAAACGGGACTTGCTCCCGAGGGGGTTCCTCTTGTCTTCCGAAATTGCATCTCTGCTGGATAA
- the proC gene encoding pyrroline-5-carboxylate reductase — MSDSRQMKVGFIGAGRMATALAGGLISSGFTSAENVCASDTYESAREKFAHETGATTLEANLTVAEQSDIVILAVKPQQLPDILQELKGTITGKQLLVSIAAGSPLSLFLETLGDSIRVIRVMPNTPCLVKQGASAFARGGKATEADASLVDSLLSTVGIAVEVPESQLDAVTGLSGSGPAYIYQIIEALSDGAVRMGLPRHVATQLAAQTVKGAAEMVLETGEHPGTLKDAVTSPGGTTIAGIHALESGGLRSSLMNAVAAATLRSIELGKKS; from the coding sequence ATGTCAGACAGTAGACAAATGAAAGTCGGTTTTATTGGTGCAGGACGCATGGCGACCGCCCTGGCAGGAGGCCTGATTTCCTCCGGTTTTACCTCTGCAGAAAACGTCTGTGCCAGCGACACTTACGAGTCAGCCCGGGAAAAATTTGCCCACGAAACCGGCGCAACCACACTTGAGGCCAATCTCACCGTCGCTGAACAGTCCGACATCGTGATCCTCGCTGTCAAACCGCAGCAGCTCCCCGACATTCTGCAGGAACTGAAAGGCACAATTACCGGGAAACAGCTGCTGGTCTCCATCGCCGCTGGTTCTCCACTCTCGCTCTTCCTCGAGACTCTCGGGGATTCCATTCGCGTGATCCGCGTCATGCCGAACACGCCCTGTCTGGTCAAACAGGGGGCCTCTGCATTCGCCCGGGGAGGCAAAGCGACAGAAGCCGATGCCAGTCTGGTCGACTCCCTGCTCTCCACCGTCGGCATCGCCGTCGAAGTCCCCGAGTCACAACTTGACGCCGTCACCGGACTGTCGGGTTCCGGTCCCGCTTACATTTATCAGATCATTGAAGCCCTCAGCGATGGCGCCGTGCGGATGGGACTCCCCCGCCACGTCGCTACTCAGCTCGCTGCACAGACGGTGAAAGGCGCCGCGGAGATGGTGCTCGAAACCGGCGAACATCCCGGTACCCTAAAAGACGCGGTCACCAGTCCGGGTGGTACCACGATCGCCGGCATCCACGCCCTTGAATCGGGAGGCCTGCGTAGTAGCCTCATGAACGCCGTCGCTGCGGCCACACTCCGTTCCATCGAATTAGGCAAAAAATCCTGA
- a CDS encoding prolyl oligopeptidase family serine peptidase has translation MRHHSVRTLLVFCSLLSLSFSLLPAAEPDLQNWLKQPILEKDQPWKEVQAFIAPKVPGMPEVSTVAEWEKVNDRIRKEVLDKVVYRGEAAKWRDTKLNVVWGETIPGGPEYKIRKLRFEAVPGLWVPALLYIPNDLTGKVPVVMNVNGHDRNDGKAADYKQVRCINQAKRGMLALNVEWLGMGQLNSPGFTHYKMNQLDLCGTSGLAPFYLAMKKGLDVLLTHPNADPQRVAVAGLSGGGWQTIFISALDERVTLSNPVAGYSSFLTRDYHTKDLGDSEQTPNDLALYADYTHLTAMRAPRPTLLTNNSKDNCCFESGYAQPPLLKAAFPIFKLYDKEENLQKHINDDPGTHNFLKDNREALYRMLSAHFSEPGKPLPVEEIPCDEELKTAEELQVELPADNADFHTLALKLSQDLPRLAKKTTPEKQRAALKKLISAPESKVIGTKVDHKSAGDTKVTFWKLKVDQDWTVPAVEFSRGSAKSTTIVVADAGRQSLAATVETLLAQGQNVLAVDPFYFGESKISQRDFLYGLLVAAVGERPLGIQAGQLAAIARWLKADQKQSTVQIQAVGPRSSLFTLVAAAIEPAAITGVSLQDSYGSLKEVLEQDKAVSQAPELFCFGLLKAFDIKELTELAGRDRVTFLSPSERVKRELSQVEIQKDVEYLGAGREEKLDLYLPDARLRKGPYPAVVIIHGGGWHGGDKGARREINIGTNLAKAGYVCASINYQLAKRHSRFTDNLKQVWPGHLQDCKTAVRFLRKHADKYQIDADHIGAIGGSAGGHLVAMLAVTGDDPQLEPEAPYAGFSSRIQAVVPMYGVHDLVALAKSRDLLSSFSEEEKSLSKQASAVSHISDDDPPFLILHGTRDALVPVEQSELLQASLKKGGISAELIIIEGAPHSFHLQPKQRDLRPAVIGFFDQHLKPQK, from the coding sequence ATGAGGCACCACTCAGTCCGCACCCTACTCGTCTTCTGCAGCCTGCTTTCACTCAGTTTTTCGCTACTGCCAGCCGCTGAACCCGACCTGCAGAACTGGCTGAAACAACCGATCCTGGAAAAAGATCAGCCTTGGAAAGAGGTCCAGGCATTCATCGCTCCCAAAGTCCCCGGCATGCCTGAAGTCAGCACTGTCGCCGAATGGGAAAAGGTCAATGACCGCATTCGCAAAGAGGTTCTGGACAAAGTCGTTTATCGTGGTGAAGCCGCCAAATGGCGCGACACGAAACTGAACGTCGTCTGGGGCGAGACCATCCCCGGCGGTCCCGAATACAAAATCCGGAAACTTCGCTTCGAAGCCGTCCCCGGACTCTGGGTCCCCGCCCTGCTTTACATTCCCAATGATCTGACGGGCAAAGTTCCCGTCGTGATGAACGTCAACGGGCACGACCGCAATGATGGAAAAGCCGCCGACTATAAACAGGTCCGCTGTATCAATCAGGCCAAGCGGGGCATGCTGGCTCTTAACGTCGAATGGCTCGGCATGGGTCAGCTCAACTCTCCCGGCTTCACACACTACAAAATGAATCAGCTCGACCTGTGTGGCACCAGCGGGCTTGCTCCCTTTTATCTCGCCATGAAAAAAGGGCTTGATGTTCTACTCACGCATCCTAACGCTGACCCCCAGCGCGTCGCAGTCGCAGGCCTCTCTGGTGGTGGCTGGCAGACGATCTTCATCAGCGCCCTCGACGAACGGGTCACCCTCTCCAATCCGGTAGCGGGTTACTCCAGCTTCCTGACACGCGACTATCACACCAAAGACCTGGGTGATTCCGAACAGACACCCAACGACCTGGCGCTCTACGCCGACTACACGCACCTGACCGCGATGCGGGCTCCCCGTCCGACCTTGCTGACCAACAACTCGAAAGACAACTGTTGCTTCGAATCGGGATACGCCCAGCCCCCACTGCTCAAGGCTGCCTTCCCAATCTTCAAGCTCTACGACAAAGAAGAAAATCTGCAGAAGCACATCAACGACGATCCCGGCACGCACAACTTCCTAAAAGACAATCGCGAAGCCCTCTATCGCATGCTCTCAGCACACTTCTCCGAACCAGGCAAACCGCTGCCAGTCGAAGAAATCCCCTGTGACGAAGAACTGAAAACAGCAGAGGAACTGCAGGTCGAACTCCCTGCTGACAATGCTGACTTCCACACTCTGGCCCTCAAACTTAGTCAGGATCTGCCTCGCCTCGCGAAAAAGACCACACCTGAAAAACAACGGGCAGCACTCAAAAAACTCATCTCCGCTCCAGAGTCAAAAGTCATCGGCACTAAGGTCGACCACAAGTCAGCAGGCGACACGAAAGTCACTTTCTGGAAACTGAAAGTCGATCAGGACTGGACCGTCCCAGCCGTGGAATTTTCACGTGGCTCTGCGAAATCCACCACAATCGTCGTCGCAGATGCAGGCCGTCAGAGTCTGGCAGCAACAGTTGAAACGTTGCTGGCACAAGGACAGAACGTGCTCGCCGTCGATCCCTTCTACTTCGGCGAATCGAAAATCAGTCAGCGTGACTTCCTGTATGGTCTGCTCGTCGCTGCCGTAGGAGAACGCCCTCTGGGCATTCAGGCCGGTCAGCTCGCAGCCATCGCCCGCTGGTTGAAAGCCGATCAGAAACAGTCCACCGTTCAGATCCAGGCCGTCGGCCCCCGCAGCAGCCTGTTCACACTCGTCGCCGCTGCGATCGAGCCCGCAGCCATCACAGGTGTCAGCCTGCAGGACTCCTACGGTTCCCTCAAGGAAGTCCTCGAACAGGATAAAGCTGTCAGCCAGGCGCCTGAACTCTTCTGCTTCGGTCTGCTCAAAGCGTTCGACATTAAAGAACTCACCGAGCTTGCAGGCCGGGACCGGGTCACGTTCCTTTCCCCCTCCGAACGGGTCAAACGTGAACTTTCCCAGGTAGAAATTCAAAAAGACGTGGAGTACCTGGGCGCAGGCCGCGAGGAAAAACTCGACCTCTACCTTCCCGATGCCCGCTTGCGGAAAGGCCCGTACCCCGCCGTCGTAATTATTCATGGTGGAGGCTGGCATGGCGGTGACAAAGGCGCCCGCCGCGAAATCAACATCGGCACCAATCTGGCTAAAGCTGGCTACGTCTGTGCCAGCATCAACTACCAGTTGGCAAAAAGACATTCTCGCTTTACCGATAATCTCAAGCAGGTCTGGCCCGGCCACCTGCAGGACTGTAAAACTGCCGTCCGCTTCCTGCGAAAGCATGCCGATAAGTACCAGATCGACGCCGACCACATCGGAGCGATCGGTGGTTCCGCCGGCGGACACCTGGTCGCGATGCTGGCTGTGACCGGCGACGATCCACAGCTCGAACCTGAAGCGCCCTATGCAGGCTTTTCATCCCGCATCCAGGCAGTGGTCCCCATGTACGGCGTACATGACCTGGTCGCCCTGGCAAAATCTCGTGACCTGCTGAGCTCCTTCTCGGAAGAAGAAAAGTCACTCAGCAAACAGGCCTCTGCCGTATCACATATTTCAGACGATGATCCTCCCTTCCTGATCCTGCACGGAACCCGCGATGCGCTGGTCCCGGTAGAACAGTCAGAGCTCCTGCAGGCTTCACTGAAAAAAGGTGGTATCTCCGCTGAGCTCATCATTATCGAAGGCGCTCCACACAGCTTTCACCTCCAACCCAAACAGCGCGACCTCCGGCCTGCGGTCATCGGCTTCTTTGATCAGCACCTCAAGCCACAGAAGTAA
- a CDS encoding metal ABC transporter solute-binding protein, Zn/Mn family, with translation MRKLFAFALALIGLVGCQSQDNSTPRAKNGESGANIQYPIPVAATVGMVADLVKNVGQEYVDVKQIMGTGVDPHMHKASRDDVVAIMNADVVFYSGLMLEGKMTDTLIKVSRNKPVYAVTELINEKTLLEPDDFNGHYDPHVWMDVSAWSQCVDAVKDALSQYDPQHGDVYEKNAATYKQKLEQLHKYGLETLKSIPEDSRTLITSHDAFNYFGRAYGLDVQGVQGISTESEAGLKRINELVDLLVKKKIKAVFVESSVSKKNITALIEGARAQGHQIEIGGELFSDAMGEPGTYEGTYLGMLDHNITTVARALGGTAPEKGMQDKLTP, from the coding sequence ATGAGAAAGCTCTTCGCTTTCGCCCTGGCACTGATCGGTCTGGTCGGCTGTCAGTCGCAGGATAATTCGACGCCCCGGGCTAAAAATGGGGAATCCGGAGCCAATATCCAGTACCCGATCCCTGTCGCAGCGACCGTGGGAATGGTCGCCGATCTTGTCAAAAATGTGGGACAGGAATATGTCGACGTGAAACAGATCATGGGTACCGGCGTCGACCCCCACATGCATAAAGCGAGTCGCGATGATGTGGTGGCGATCATGAACGCAGATGTTGTCTTCTATTCCGGTCTGATGCTCGAAGGCAAAATGACCGACACCCTGATTAAGGTCTCACGTAATAAACCGGTCTATGCGGTGACCGAACTGATCAACGAAAAAACGCTTCTGGAACCGGATGATTTTAACGGTCACTATGACCCCCATGTCTGGATGGACGTCTCCGCCTGGTCTCAATGTGTGGACGCCGTTAAAGACGCCCTCTCCCAATACGACCCGCAACACGGGGATGTCTATGAGAAGAATGCTGCTACCTATAAACAGAAACTGGAGCAACTGCACAAGTACGGCCTGGAAACATTGAAATCGATCCCGGAAGATAGCCGCACATTGATCACCTCTCACGATGCTTTCAATTATTTCGGCCGAGCTTATGGACTCGACGTTCAAGGCGTACAAGGCATCTCCACCGAATCAGAAGCCGGCCTGAAACGGATTAACGAGCTCGTTGATCTGCTGGTAAAGAAAAAGATCAAAGCGGTCTTCGTAGAAAGCAGTGTCTCAAAAAAGAATATTACCGCTCTAATTGAAGGAGCCCGCGCGCAAGGGCATCAGATCGAAATCGGAGGAGAACTGTTCTCAGATGCCATGGGAGAACCGGGAACATACGAAGGAACGTATCTCGGTATGCTCGACCACAACATCACCACCGTGGCCCGGGCGCTGGGAGGTACTGCCCCGGAAAAAGGTATGCAGGACAAACTTACCCCCTGA
- a CDS encoding metal ABC transporter ATP-binding protein, which produces MNQSSSTNSTENQSPITQTDLSPAEIPLSVYDLTVAYHRKPVIWDVGFDIPPGKLVGIIGPNGAGKSTLIKTIMELIPKASGRVNIFGKPYQKNRHRVGYVPQRESVDWDFPVDALDVVTMGLYREIGWCLPVRKKHRERALDALERVGIADYARRQISQLSGGQQQRTFLARALVQDADLYLMDEPFAAVDAATEKAIVKILQEMKQAGKTALVIHHDLQTVPEYFDYVILLNMRVIDHGPTEQVFTPENLQKTYGGRLTLLEEATETMRRREQSL; this is translated from the coding sequence ATGAATCAATCCAGTTCGACGAATTCGACCGAAAACCAGAGTCCGATCACGCAGACCGATTTGTCACCTGCTGAGATCCCCCTCTCCGTGTATGACCTGACGGTCGCTTATCACCGTAAACCTGTGATCTGGGATGTCGGCTTCGATATTCCGCCAGGGAAACTGGTCGGAATCATTGGTCCGAATGGAGCAGGCAAAAGTACGCTCATCAAAACCATCATGGAATTGATTCCCAAAGCCTCGGGCCGCGTCAACATCTTTGGGAAACCCTATCAGAAAAATCGGCACCGCGTCGGTTACGTCCCTCAGCGGGAAAGCGTTGACTGGGATTTTCCCGTCGATGCCCTCGATGTTGTCACCATGGGACTCTACCGCGAGATCGGCTGGTGCCTGCCTGTCCGTAAGAAACACCGCGAACGCGCTCTGGATGCCCTCGAACGCGTGGGGATCGCCGATTATGCCCGGCGTCAGATCAGCCAACTCTCAGGCGGGCAGCAACAGCGGACCTTCCTCGCCCGTGCCCTGGTCCAGGATGCCGATCTGTATTTGATGGACGAACCGTTCGCCGCCGTCGATGCCGCCACAGAAAAAGCCATTGTGAAAATCCTGCAGGAAATGAAACAGGCTGGCAAAACGGCCCTCGTGATTCATCACGACCTGCAGACCGTCCCTGAGTACTTTGACTACGTCATTCTGCTCAACATGCGTGTCATCGATCACGGTCCGACCGAGCAGGTCTTCACTCCGGAGAACCTGCAAAAAACTTACGGAGGTCGACTCACCCTGCTGGAAGAAGCCACCGAAACGATGCGCCGCAGGGAGCAGTCACTATGA